A window of the Hevea brasiliensis isolate MT/VB/25A 57/8 chromosome 6, ASM3005281v1, whole genome shotgun sequence genome harbors these coding sequences:
- the LOC110642056 gene encoding UPF0481 protein At3g47200, with protein sequence MDNTKDRIRAASLFRALLEDEQKEEIQKLKDSNELLERVSIDESDLHIDSNYRARIFAELLSQLSPDSEYPSVLLLKFLHRYEEVIPDDGHRNQNPEIGASEQVPPPEIEELYASTPRKPRRSPIVGASLWQESEPSESDSETAVETVPRFGGIGTKREVNELIRNPRWTELHQKQKAGACELVIIVPEDEHKEWLKSVEESINEQVPKLLNKTAGKASCSIFRVPQSLVKIHPEAFKPQIVSIGPYHYGAKQLEMIQQHKRRFLGAVLDRTQEFGVGLDEFYKVIAIDEKKIRECYSESTDGFDSRQLIEMMILDGIFIIELLCIVGKLVQEDPDDPIFKSQWIYYSISRDLLRLENQIPFFVLRNLFERSISADSRKGLSLTELILKFFHHSMPEHYRKVRDRFKNNHDWKHLLDFLRSTFIPSSQEKASNNDDLRLIQPVEKLRASGIKFKQSSRTATESFLDIKFKPHGVLEIPCLITDDFIGSFLLNCVAFEQCFKDHSSHFTSYVIFMGCLVNTTFDAGYLREHGIIENYFGTDKEVVKYFNEVSKDILFNIKGSYLAKVFEEVNKYYKNTWHVRWAEFKYTYFDSPWAFMSALAALILLILTMFQSFFAAYGYFNPRQGSN encoded by the exons ATGGACAATACCAAGGATCGTATTCGTGCCGCAAGTTTGTTCCGTGCTCTTCTTGAAGATGAACAAAAGGAGGAGATTCAGAAGCTGAAAGACAGTAATGAGTTACTTGAAAGAGTTTCAATTGATGAATCAGATTTGCATATTGATTCAAATTATAGAGCTAGAATTTTCGCCGAGCTGCTCTCCCAACTTTCTCCTGATTCTGAATACCCATCGGTGTTGCTTCTCAAGTTTTTGCATCGATATGAGGAGGTCATACCTGACGATGGACATAG AAACCAAAACCCAGAGATCGGAGCCTCTGAACAAGTACCTCCCCCAGAGATTGAAGAATTGTACGCTTCAACTCCAAGGAAACC GCGTAGATCACCAATCGTAGGAGCATCTCTGTGGCAAGAATCTGAGCCCTCAGAATCAGACAGTGAGACAGCAGTTGAGACAGTGCCTCGGTTTGGAGGCATTGGGACCAAAAGGGAAGTCAATGAACTCATACGAAATCCGCGTTGGACGGAGCTTCACCAAAAACAAAAGGCTGGAGCTTGTGAACTTGTGATTATCGTTCCAGAGGATGAACATAAGGAATGGTTAAAATCCGTGGAAGAGAGTATCAATGAACAAGTCCCCAAGTTGCTGAACAAAACAGCTGGTAAGGCCTCCTGTTCCATCTTTCGAGTGCCTCAAAGCCTGGTGAAAATTCACCCCGAGGCCTTTAAACCTCAGATAGTCTCCATTGGACCATACCACTATGGAGCAAAACAGCTAGAGATGATTCAACAACATAAACGACGATTTCTTGGTGCTGTTCTTGATCGAACTCAAGAATTCGGTGTTGGACTGGATGAATTTTACAAGGTCATAGCAATCGACGAGAAGAAGATAAGGGAATGTTATTCAGAGTCTACTGATGGATTTGATAGCCGCCAACTGATTGAAATGATGATACTTGATGGTATTTTCATTATTGAGCTCCTCTGCATAGTTGGAAAGTTAGTTCAAGAGGATCCTGATGACCCTATATTCAAGTCGCAGTGGATATACTATTCCATTTCCAGGGATCTTCTCAGGCTAGAGAACCAAATCCCTTTCTTTGTTCTTCGAAATTTGTTTGAGCGGTCAATTTCAGCTGATTCAAGAAAAGGTCTCTCTTTGACAGAACTCATCTTAAAATTCTTTCATCATTCAATGCCGGAACATTATCGTAAAGTCCGAGATAGGTTTAAGAATAACCACGATTGGAAACATCTATTAGACTTTCTTCGCTCTACTTTTATCCCTTCATCCCAAGAGAAAGCGTCTAACAATGATGATCTTAGATTGATCCAACCTGTCGAGAAGCTCCGTGCATCTGGGATCAAGTTCAAGCAAAGCAGTAGGACTGCTACTGAGAGCTTCTTGGACATTAAATTTAAACCTCATGGAGTTCTTGAAATCCCGTGTTTGATAACAGATGATTTTATCGGCTCATTCTTGCTCAATTGTGTAGCATTTGAACAATGCTTCAAAGATCACTCAAGCCACTTTACGTCATATGTTATTTTCATGGGCTGCCTCGTCAATACCACTTTTGATGCAGGATACTTGCGGGAACATGGAATTATTGAGAATTATTTTGGAACTGATAAAGAAGTTGTTAAATACTTCAATGAGGTAAGCAAGGATATTCTTTTCAATATCAAAGGGAGTTATCTAGCAAAGGTGTTTGAAGAAGTTAATAAGTATTACAAGAACACCTGGCATGTTAGATGGGCAGAATTCAAGTATACTTATTTTGATAGTCCATGGGCATTTATGTCTGCTTTAGCTGCTCTCATACTCCTCATTCTCACCATGTTTCAGTCTTTCTTTGCTGCCTATGGGTACTTCAATCCTCGTCAGGGAAGCAATTAA
- the LOC110649303 gene encoding UPF0481 protein At3g47200-like isoform X2, producing MDNTKDRIRAASLFRALLEDEQKEEIQKLKDSNELLERVSIDESELHIDSNYRARIFAELLSQLSPDSEYPSVLLLKFLHRYEEVIPDDGHSNQNPEIGASEQVPPPEIEELRRSPIVGASLWQESEPSESDSETAVETVPRFGGTRTKREVNDLIGNPRWTELHQKQKAGACELVIIVPEDEHKEWLKSVEESINEQVPKLLNKTAGKASCSIFRVPQSLVKIHPEAFKPQIVSIGPYHYGAKQLEMIQQHKRRFLGAVLDRTQEFGVGLEEFYKVIAIDEKKIRECYSETTDGFDSGQLIEMMILDGIFIIELLCKVGKLVQEDPDDPIFKSQWIYYSISRDLLRLENQIPFFVLRNLFERSISADSRKGLSLTELILKFFHHSMPEHHRKVRDRFKNNCDWKHLLDFLRSTFIPSSQEKASNNDDLRLIQPVEKLRASGIKFKQSSRTATESFLDIKFKPHGVLEIPCLITDDFIGSFLLNCVAFEQCFKDHSSHFTSYVIFMGCLINTTCDAGYLREHGIIENYFGTDKEVVKYFNEVSKDILFNIKGSYLAKVFEEVNKYYKNTWHVRWAEFKYTYFDSPWAFMSALAALILLILTMFQSFFAAYGYFNPRQGSN from the exons ATGGACAATACCAAGGATCGTATTCGTGCAGCAAGTTTGTTCCGTGCTCTTCTTGAAGATGAACAAAAGGAGGAGATTCAGAAGCTGAAAGACAGTAATGAGTTACTTGAAAGAGTTTCAATTGATGAATCAGAATTGCATATTGATTCAAATTATAGAGCTAGAATTTTCGCCGAGCTGCTCTCCCAACTTTCTCCTGATTCTGAATACCCATCGGTGTTGCTTCTCAAGTTTTTGCATCGATATGAGGAGGTCATACCTGACGATGGACATAG TAACCAAAACCCAGAGATTGGAGCCTCTGAACAAGTACCTCCCCCAGAGATTGAAGAATT GCGTAGATCACCAATCGTAGGAGCATCTCTGTGGCAAGAATCTGAGCCCTCAGAATCAGACAGTGAGACAGCAGTTGAGACAGTGCCTCGGTTTGGAGGCACTCGGACCAAAAGGGAAGTCAACGACCTCATAGGAAATCCGCGTTGGACGGAGCTTCACCAAAAACAAAAGGCTGGAGCTTGTGAACTTGTGATTATCGTTCCAGAGGATGAACATAAGGAATGGTTAAAATCCGTGGAAGAGAGTATCAATGAACAAGTCCCCAAGTTGCTGAACAAAACAGCTGGTAAGGCCTCCTGTTCCATCTTTCGAGTGCCTCAAAGCCTGGTGAAAATTCACCCCGAGGCCTTTAAACCTCAGATAGTCTCCATTGGACCATACCACTATGGAGCAAAACAGCTAGAGATGATTCAACAACATAAACGACGATTTCTTGGTGCTGTTCTTGATCGAACTCAAGAATTCGGTGTTGGATTGGAAGAATTTTACAAGGTCATAGCAATCGACGAGAAGAAGATAAGGGAATGTTATTCAGAGACTACTGATGGATTTGATAGCGGCCAACTGATTGAAATGATGATACTTGATGGTATTTTCATTATTGAGCTCCTCTGCAAAGTTGGAAAGTTAGTCCAAGAGGATCCTGATGACCCTATATTCAAGTCGCAGTGGATATACTATTCCATTTCCAGGGATCTTCTCAGGCTAGAGAACCAAATCCCTTTCTTTGTTCTTCGAAATTTGTTTGAGCGGTCAATTTCAGCTGATTCAAGAAAAGGTCTCTCTTTGACAGAACTCATCTTAAAATTCTTTCATCATTCAATGCCGGAACATCATCGTAAAGTCCGAGATAGGTTTAAGAATAACTGCGATTGGAAACATCTATTAGACTTTCTTCGCTCTACTTTTATCCCTTCATCCCAAGAGAAAGCGTCTAACAATGATGATCTTCGATTGATCCAACCTGTCGAGAAGCTCCGTGCATCTGGGATCAAGTTCAAGCAAAGCAGTAGGACTGCTACTGAGAGCTTCTTGGACATTAAATTTAAACCTCATGGAGTTCTTGAAATCCCGTGTTTGATAACAGATGATTTTATCGGCTCATTCTTGCTCAATTGTGTAGCATTTGAACAATGTTTCAAGGATCACTCAAGCCACTTTACGTCATATGTTATTTTCATGGGCTGCCTCATCAATACCACTTGTGATGCAGGATACTTGCGGGAACATGGAATTATTGAGAATTATTTTGGAACTGATAAAGAAGTTGTTAAATACTTCAATGAGGTAAGCAAGGATATTCTTTTCAATATCAAAGGGAGTTATCTAGCAAAGGTGTTTGAAGAAGTGAATAAGTATTACAAGAACACCTGGCATGTTAGATGGGCAGAATTCAAGTATACTTATTTTGATAGTCCATGGGCATTTATGTCTGCTTTAGCTGCTCTCATACTCCTCATTCTCACCATGTTTCAGTCTTTCTTTGCTGCCTATGGGTACTTCAATCCTCGTCAGGGAAGCAATTAA
- the LOC110649303 gene encoding UPF0481 protein At3g47200-like isoform X1: MDNTKDRIRAASLFRALLEDEQKEEIQKLKDSNELLERVSIDESELHIDSNYRARIFAELLSQLSPDSEYPSVLLLKFLHRYEEVIPDDGHSNQNPEIGASEQVPPPEIEELYASTPRKPRRSPIVGASLWQESEPSESDSETAVETVPRFGGTRTKREVNDLIGNPRWTELHQKQKAGACELVIIVPEDEHKEWLKSVEESINEQVPKLLNKTAGKASCSIFRVPQSLVKIHPEAFKPQIVSIGPYHYGAKQLEMIQQHKRRFLGAVLDRTQEFGVGLEEFYKVIAIDEKKIRECYSETTDGFDSGQLIEMMILDGIFIIELLCKVGKLVQEDPDDPIFKSQWIYYSISRDLLRLENQIPFFVLRNLFERSISADSRKGLSLTELILKFFHHSMPEHHRKVRDRFKNNCDWKHLLDFLRSTFIPSSQEKASNNDDLRLIQPVEKLRASGIKFKQSSRTATESFLDIKFKPHGVLEIPCLITDDFIGSFLLNCVAFEQCFKDHSSHFTSYVIFMGCLINTTCDAGYLREHGIIENYFGTDKEVVKYFNEVSKDILFNIKGSYLAKVFEEVNKYYKNTWHVRWAEFKYTYFDSPWAFMSALAALILLILTMFQSFFAAYGYFNPRQGSN; this comes from the exons ATGGACAATACCAAGGATCGTATTCGTGCAGCAAGTTTGTTCCGTGCTCTTCTTGAAGATGAACAAAAGGAGGAGATTCAGAAGCTGAAAGACAGTAATGAGTTACTTGAAAGAGTTTCAATTGATGAATCAGAATTGCATATTGATTCAAATTATAGAGCTAGAATTTTCGCCGAGCTGCTCTCCCAACTTTCTCCTGATTCTGAATACCCATCGGTGTTGCTTCTCAAGTTTTTGCATCGATATGAGGAGGTCATACCTGACGATGGACATAG TAACCAAAACCCAGAGATTGGAGCCTCTGAACAAGTACCTCCCCCAGAGATTGAAGAATTGTACGCTTCAACTCCAAGGAAACC GCGTAGATCACCAATCGTAGGAGCATCTCTGTGGCAAGAATCTGAGCCCTCAGAATCAGACAGTGAGACAGCAGTTGAGACAGTGCCTCGGTTTGGAGGCACTCGGACCAAAAGGGAAGTCAACGACCTCATAGGAAATCCGCGTTGGACGGAGCTTCACCAAAAACAAAAGGCTGGAGCTTGTGAACTTGTGATTATCGTTCCAGAGGATGAACATAAGGAATGGTTAAAATCCGTGGAAGAGAGTATCAATGAACAAGTCCCCAAGTTGCTGAACAAAACAGCTGGTAAGGCCTCCTGTTCCATCTTTCGAGTGCCTCAAAGCCTGGTGAAAATTCACCCCGAGGCCTTTAAACCTCAGATAGTCTCCATTGGACCATACCACTATGGAGCAAAACAGCTAGAGATGATTCAACAACATAAACGACGATTTCTTGGTGCTGTTCTTGATCGAACTCAAGAATTCGGTGTTGGATTGGAAGAATTTTACAAGGTCATAGCAATCGACGAGAAGAAGATAAGGGAATGTTATTCAGAGACTACTGATGGATTTGATAGCGGCCAACTGATTGAAATGATGATACTTGATGGTATTTTCATTATTGAGCTCCTCTGCAAAGTTGGAAAGTTAGTCCAAGAGGATCCTGATGACCCTATATTCAAGTCGCAGTGGATATACTATTCCATTTCCAGGGATCTTCTCAGGCTAGAGAACCAAATCCCTTTCTTTGTTCTTCGAAATTTGTTTGAGCGGTCAATTTCAGCTGATTCAAGAAAAGGTCTCTCTTTGACAGAACTCATCTTAAAATTCTTTCATCATTCAATGCCGGAACATCATCGTAAAGTCCGAGATAGGTTTAAGAATAACTGCGATTGGAAACATCTATTAGACTTTCTTCGCTCTACTTTTATCCCTTCATCCCAAGAGAAAGCGTCTAACAATGATGATCTTCGATTGATCCAACCTGTCGAGAAGCTCCGTGCATCTGGGATCAAGTTCAAGCAAAGCAGTAGGACTGCTACTGAGAGCTTCTTGGACATTAAATTTAAACCTCATGGAGTTCTTGAAATCCCGTGTTTGATAACAGATGATTTTATCGGCTCATTCTTGCTCAATTGTGTAGCATTTGAACAATGTTTCAAGGATCACTCAAGCCACTTTACGTCATATGTTATTTTCATGGGCTGCCTCATCAATACCACTTGTGATGCAGGATACTTGCGGGAACATGGAATTATTGAGAATTATTTTGGAACTGATAAAGAAGTTGTTAAATACTTCAATGAGGTAAGCAAGGATATTCTTTTCAATATCAAAGGGAGTTATCTAGCAAAGGTGTTTGAAGAAGTGAATAAGTATTACAAGAACACCTGGCATGTTAGATGGGCAGAATTCAAGTATACTTATTTTGATAGTCCATGGGCATTTATGTCTGCTTTAGCTGCTCTCATACTCCTCATTCTCACCATGTTTCAGTCTTTCTTTGCTGCCTATGGGTACTTCAATCCTCGTCAGGGAAGCAATTAA